In a genomic window of [Empedobacter] haloabium:
- the alaS gene encoding alanine--tRNA ligase translates to MKSSEIREKFLKFFESKGHTIVRSSPLVPGNDPTMLLTNSGMVQFKDVFLGLDTRPYSRATSVQRCVRAGGKHNDLENVGYTARHHTFFEMLGNFSFGDYFKRDAIAYAWELLTKVYMLPAEKLTVTVYQEDDEAYDIWANEIGVPRERIIRIGDNKGARYASDNFWQMADTGPCGPCTEIFYDHGAEIYGGPPGSPEEDGDRFIEIWNLVFMQFNRDEAGNMTKLPKPCVDTGMGMERLAAVLQHVHSNYEIDLFQNLIKAAARETGVEDLESKSLRVIADHIRAAAFLIVDGIIPSSEGHGYVLRRIIRRALRHGHKLGQTKPFFYKLAADLNTEMGSAYPELTEKLAYVQQVLKTEEERFGETLENGMKILEAQLAKDAKNLDGATAFTLYDTYGFPLDLTADICRERGVTLDEAGFAEAMENQKKTARAAGKFKMAANVEYSGAKTNFVGYEQLTFDSTVIALYSNGAPVQELQAGEQGIVVLDTTPFYAESGGQVGDQGVIQSTGAKFSVEDTLKIQADVFGQHGVLENGTLKVGDKVSALVDTEKRNRTIRNHSATHLMHKALREVLGGHVAQKGSLVDPDKTRFDFSHNAPVTAEQIAQVEAIVNREILENHPTKAQHMSFDDAVKHGAMALFGEKYGDQVRVLDIGSSKELCGGVHVNRTGDIGLFKIVSEGGVAAGIRRIEAVTGEGALALVQSMTRRLNEAAAALKATPEEITSRIGQVQDQVKALEKELNALKSKLASGQGDELATKAVDVKGIKVLAATMEGADVAALRETMDKLKDKLKTAAIVLASVADGKVSLIAGVTQDSIGKVKAGELVNFVAQQVGGKGGGRPDMAQAGGTNPAALPEALAGVAGWVEGKL, encoded by the coding sequence TATTCCCGCGCCACCTCCGTGCAGCGCTGCGTGCGCGCCGGCGGCAAGCACAACGACCTGGAAAACGTCGGCTACACGGCGCGTCACCACACGTTCTTCGAGATGCTGGGTAACTTCAGCTTCGGCGACTACTTCAAGCGCGACGCCATCGCCTACGCCTGGGAGCTGCTGACCAAGGTGTACATGCTGCCGGCCGAGAAGCTGACCGTGACGGTGTACCAGGAAGACGACGAAGCCTACGACATCTGGGCCAACGAAATCGGCGTGCCGCGCGAGCGCATCATCCGCATCGGCGACAACAAGGGCGCGCGCTACGCGTCGGACAACTTCTGGCAGATGGCCGACACCGGCCCGTGCGGCCCGTGCACGGAGATCTTCTACGACCACGGCGCCGAAATCTACGGCGGTCCTCCCGGCTCGCCGGAGGAAGACGGCGACCGCTTCATCGAGATCTGGAACCTGGTGTTCATGCAGTTCAACCGCGACGAAGCCGGCAACATGACGAAGCTGCCAAAGCCGTGCGTGGACACCGGCATGGGCATGGAGCGCCTGGCCGCCGTGCTGCAGCACGTGCACAGCAACTATGAAATCGACCTGTTCCAGAACCTGATCAAGGCAGCCGCGCGCGAGACGGGCGTGGAAGACCTGGAAAGCAAGTCGCTGCGCGTGATCGCCGACCACATCCGCGCCGCCGCGTTCCTAATCGTCGACGGCATCATCCCGAGCTCGGAAGGCCACGGCTACGTCCTGCGCCGCATCATCCGCCGCGCGCTGCGCCACGGCCACAAGCTGGGCCAGACCAAGCCGTTCTTCTACAAGCTGGCTGCCGACCTGAACACGGAAATGGGCAGCGCCTATCCGGAACTGACCGAAAAGCTGGCCTACGTCCAGCAGGTGCTGAAGACGGAAGAAGAGCGCTTCGGCGAGACGCTGGAAAACGGCATGAAGATCCTGGAAGCGCAGCTGGCCAAGGATGCCAAGAACCTGGACGGCGCCACCGCCTTCACGCTGTACGACACCTACGGCTTCCCGCTGGACCTGACCGCGGACATCTGCCGCGAGCGCGGCGTCACGCTGGACGAAGCCGGCTTCGCCGAGGCGATGGAAAACCAGAAGAAGACGGCGCGCGCGGCCGGCAAGTTCAAGATGGCCGCCAACGTCGAGTACAGCGGCGCCAAGACCAACTTCGTCGGCTACGAGCAGCTGACCTTCGACTCCACGGTGATCGCGCTGTACAGCAACGGCGCGCCGGTGCAGGAGCTGCAGGCGGGCGAGCAGGGCATCGTCGTGCTGGACACGACGCCGTTCTACGCCGAATCGGGCGGCCAGGTGGGCGACCAGGGCGTTATCCAGAGCACGGGCGCCAAGTTCAGCGTGGAAGACACGCTGAAGATCCAGGCCGACGTGTTCGGCCAGCATGGCGTGCTGGAAAACGGCACGCTGAAGGTGGGCGACAAGGTGTCGGCGCTGGTCGATACGGAGAAGCGCAACCGCACCATCCGCAACCACTCGGCCACGCACCTGATGCACAAGGCGCTGCGCGAAGTGCTGGGTGGCCACGTGGCGCAGAAGGGCTCGCTGGTCGATCCGGACAAGACCCGTTTCGACTTCAGCCATAACGCGCCCGTGACGGCCGAGCAGATCGCCCAGGTCGAGGCGATCGTCAACCGCGAGATCCTGGAAAATCACCCGACGAAAGCGCAGCACATGTCGTTCGACGACGCCGTCAAGCATGGCGCGATGGCGCTGTTCGGCGAGAAGTACGGCGACCAGGTGCGCGTGCTGGACATCGGCTCGTCGAAAGAGCTGTGCGGCGGCGTGCACGTCAACCGCACCGGCGACATCGGCCTGTTCAAGATCGTCTCCGAAGGCGGTGTCGCGGCCGGTATCCGCCGCATCGAAGCCGTGACGGGCGAGGGCGCGCTGGCGCTGGTGCAGTCGATGACGCGCCGCCTGAACGAAGCCGCGGCCGCGCTGAAGGCGACGCCGGAAGAGATCACCAGCCGCATCGGCCAGGTGCAGGACCAGGTCAAGGCGCTGGAGAAGGAACTGAACGCGCTGAAGTCCAAGCTGGCCTCCGGCCAGGGCGACGAGCTGGCGACCAAGGCCGTCGACGTCAAGGGCATCAAGGTGCTGGCCGCGACGATGGAAGGCGCGGACGTGGCCGCGCTGCGCGAGACGATGGACAAGCTGAAGGACAAGCTGAAGACGGCCGCCATCGTGCTGGCCAGCGTGGCCGACGGCAAGGTCAGCCTGATCGCCGGCGTCACGCAGGACTCGATCGGCAAGGTCAAGGCCGGCGAGCTGGTCAACTTCGTCGCCCAGCAGGTGGGCGGCAAGGGCGGCGGTCGTCCCGACATGGCCCAGGCCGGCGGCACCAACCCGGCCGCGCTGCCGGAAGCGCTGGCCGGTGTGGCAGGCTGGGTCGAGGGCAAGCTGTAA